The Echinicola rosea genome has a segment encoding these proteins:
- a CDS encoding efflux RND transporter periplasmic adaptor subunit yields MSNKKTLFISAGILIASTLVVFLIFFTEPTAQSEGATKTTAMLVSVEEVHSGTFVPEFITTGSVQAVDNINLSAQVNGEVVERRSEFVPGGMVEKGEVLLKINPADYQNQLALRKSELAQAETNLQIEMGRQKIAEQDLSLIGGDTLSEKEQSLVLRKPQLEAINAQIQSARAAVDQASLNLQRTVIRAPFDAQIITQNVTLGSQVAVGDDLGRLVGTEAYWVQVTLPVRDLKWLQFPNDDQELGDTVKIKNTSSWESQEYRNGYLYRQIGALDPQTRLARIIIKVPDPLGMRSETYLPRLLIDEFVEVSVKGSPIKEVVRLDRDYLRSNETVWVMENKKLAIRKVHIKLMDAHYVYISEGLEDGEQVVTTNISTVTDGVPLRIEEDTTTNTR; encoded by the coding sequence ATGAGCAATAAAAAGACCCTTTTCATTTCTGCTGGAATCTTGATCGCCTCCACCTTGGTGGTTTTCCTGATTTTTTTCACAGAGCCTACCGCCCAGAGTGAAGGAGCCACCAAAACCACGGCGATGCTAGTAAGTGTGGAAGAGGTCCATAGTGGCACTTTCGTTCCTGAGTTTATCACAACCGGATCTGTCCAAGCGGTGGACAACATCAATTTAAGCGCCCAGGTAAATGGTGAAGTGGTCGAGCGAAGGAGTGAATTTGTCCCTGGTGGCATGGTAGAAAAAGGCGAAGTACTCTTGAAGATCAATCCCGCCGACTACCAAAATCAACTGGCCTTGCGCAAAAGTGAACTGGCACAAGCAGAGACCAATCTTCAGATCGAAATGGGACGCCAAAAAATTGCCGAACAGGACCTGTCCCTGATCGGTGGGGACACCCTTTCGGAAAAGGAGCAGTCACTGGTCCTCCGCAAACCGCAGCTGGAAGCTATCAATGCCCAAATCCAATCTGCAAGAGCGGCCGTGGACCAAGCTAGCCTAAACCTTCAACGCACCGTCATCAGGGCTCCCTTTGATGCCCAGATCATCACACAAAACGTCACGCTGGGCTCACAGGTGGCAGTAGGCGATGACTTGGGCAGACTGGTAGGCACCGAAGCGTACTGGGTGCAGGTCACCCTTCCGGTCCGGGACCTAAAATGGCTACAATTCCCAAACGACGACCAAGAATTGGGCGATACCGTAAAAATAAAAAACACCAGTTCCTGGGAATCACAAGAATACAGAAACGGCTACCTGTACCGCCAGATTGGAGCACTGGACCCACAGACACGCTTGGCGCGCATCATCATTAAAGTGCCGGATCCATTGGGGATGCGTTCTGAAACTTACCTTCCCAGGCTGCTCATTGATGAGTTTGTCGAAGTCTCTGTCAAAGGCAGCCCTATCAAAGAAGTGGTCAGGTTGGACAGGGATTACTTGAGAAGTAATGAAACCGTTTGGGTAATGGAGAATAAAAAACTCGCTATTCGCAAAGTGCACATCAAACTGATGGATGCCCATTATGTCTATATTTCCGAAGGGCTGGAAGATGGCGAGCAGGTAGTCACCACCAATATCAGTACCGTCACAGACGGCGTTCCCCTTAGGATTGAAGAAGACACCACCACTAATACCAGATAA
- a CDS encoding BamA/TamA family outer membrane protein — MNKKRLVINLLSFCSLIILIMGSSTVYGQEKKEKKDKNAPPQKGSLYLSPVPVIGANPAFGFIYGVGGSASWFMGDPSTTKISNALLGVAFTTKKQTIVTLKSTVYGENNDFILLGDWRYLDSSQPTWGLGTGPQSAKLASNDFGFDDGSIEGNSEADMMEFRFFRFYETFLKRVNDKGFYAGLGIHVDMFRNIQDQLLDLESTPQIITPYYAYNEAYGFDQEKSTLVGISLNGVYDTRDNINNPYAGGYAMINFKINPEFMGSDQSSTQLWMEYRDYFDFTDDHQNILAIWTYANLSISGDLPYMNLPAIGWDQYSKSGEPYSQGRFRGSNLMFAGVEFRKHLLATKNNPDFFGAVVYANATTASGKANGINLFEYVEPGYGLGLRFNINKKARTNVGIDYGWGNYGTSGLFLRLNENF, encoded by the coding sequence ATGAATAAGAAAAGACTAGTCATCAACCTTTTATCCTTTTGTTCTCTTATCATTTTGATAATGGGATCATCGACCGTATATGGGCAGGAAAAAAAAGAGAAAAAGGACAAAAATGCTCCTCCCCAAAAAGGGAGTCTCTATCTTTCGCCTGTACCCGTTATTGGTGCCAATCCCGCTTTTGGTTTTATATATGGAGTGGGTGGATCAGCTAGTTGGTTTATGGGGGATCCCTCCACCACAAAAATTTCCAATGCCCTCTTAGGGGTAGCCTTCACCACCAAAAAACAGACCATTGTCACCCTCAAGAGTACCGTTTATGGTGAAAACAATGATTTTATCCTATTGGGAGACTGGAGGTATCTGGACAGTTCCCAACCCACCTGGGGCCTCGGTACTGGCCCCCAATCGGCAAAACTGGCCAGCAATGATTTTGGCTTTGATGATGGAAGCATTGAAGGTAATTCGGAAGCCGACATGATGGAGTTTCGCTTCTTTCGGTTTTATGAAACCTTCCTGAAAAGGGTCAATGACAAGGGTTTTTACGCAGGTTTAGGCATCCACGTGGACATGTTCCGTAACATACAGGATCAATTGCTGGACCTGGAATCAACTCCTCAGATAATCACACCTTATTATGCCTACAATGAAGCCTACGGATTTGACCAAGAGAAAAGCACTTTGGTGGGCATTTCCCTTAATGGGGTTTATGACACACGGGACAACATCAACAATCCCTACGCCGGAGGTTATGCCATGATCAACTTTAAGATAAACCCTGAATTTATGGGCAGTGACCAAAGCTCCACGCAATTATGGATGGAATACCGCGACTATTTTGACTTCACCGATGACCACCAAAATATCCTTGCCATCTGGACGTACGCCAATCTCTCCATCTCAGGTGACCTTCCCTATATGAATCTTCCTGCCATTGGTTGGGATCAATATTCCAAATCTGGAGAACCTTATTCCCAAGGACGGTTTAGGGGCAGTAACCTAATGTTTGCCGGAGTGGAGTTCAGAAAGCACCTTTTGGCAACTAAGAACAACCCTGATTTCTTTGGGGCGGTTGTGTATGCCAATGCCACGACTGCAAGTGGAAAAGCAAATGGCATCAACCTGTTCGAATATGTAGAGCCTGGTTATGGCTTGGGATTGCGGTTCAATATTAATAAAAAGGCCCGGACCAATGTAGGAATAGACTATGGCTGGGGCAATTATGGCACCTCGGGACTGTTCTTAAGACTGAATGAAAACTTCTGA
- a CDS encoding TonB-dependent receptor, with protein sequence MKATLLICKTSFLLVFSMVLSSPAALGQAVEATTVKGKIFDAAATPLPGVIVRIKDSPLTAISNLDGSYQIQNVPSGEVEILLSCLGYQDHARKFSLKENEPTVHLDFSLEESTTDLDGVIIEGQSVKTEIETKGFAVEVVETEKAALQSVQTNDLLNRTAGIRVRQNGGIGSRVDYNLNGMSGNSVRIFIDGLPISTYGPSFSLNSIPPALIERIEIYKGVIPAHLADDALGGAINVVLKKAAFNSLMASVSYGSFNTLQGNLNAVYHDETSGFTTKISGFYNYSDNDYEVWGKFVRNILPNGRYDYVRAKRFNDSYRSVGGKFDIGFSNVKWADQFFISYTGSDDYNEIQHGTYMSIPYKGRFTTSQSNVFGLTYAKDGLFTEKLEVNFNGSFSKRAEVVTDTVKWNYNWFGEVSLNLDGNPIPKDMGAQQGAPTINHIDRNVSTFRAVANYDITPQHKIILSQSFFNIDRYQQDEMRSEVERQFVGTRDLQKHITSFGYEFNLVQSRLKGNIFGKYYVQDIERMDPILVEGTNGSVREEDRVSSNRNTTGYGMAYSFQAWKQVIFLASAEKAVRMPSEGEIFGSPGDNIVENISLKPEISNNLNVGFKLGKFKHNSHEYSFSGTGFIRDTKDKIVQQINPRVNDAVQTNPFENLNKVKAIGFEAQATYSYKEALLATINFSRFNSVFNNKYDPNGEVYEKYGQQIPNQPYFTLNSSLEYILHNFIQQGSSLRLSHYFSFVQNYYINWLEIESLRTPKQFAHDLGATYTLPNQRLSISADLRNVFDKQVYDNFAVQKPGRAFYLKVNYAIHNFK encoded by the coding sequence ATGAAAGCAACTCTACTTATTTGCAAAACTTCTTTTTTATTGGTGTTCAGTATGGTTTTATCCAGTCCAGCAGCCCTGGGGCAGGCCGTCGAAGCTACCACGGTAAAAGGAAAAATTTTTGATGCTGCGGCCACGCCACTTCCAGGAGTTATCGTGCGCATCAAGGACAGCCCACTGACGGCCATATCAAATCTTGATGGCAGTTACCAAATTCAAAATGTCCCCTCTGGAGAGGTTGAAATCTTGCTTTCATGCCTTGGCTATCAGGACCATGCTCGTAAATTCTCTTTGAAAGAAAATGAACCCACAGTCCATTTGGATTTTTCACTGGAGGAATCCACTACGGATCTTGATGGTGTCATCATAGAAGGCCAATCGGTGAAAACGGAGATAGAAACCAAAGGATTTGCCGTGGAAGTGGTGGAAACGGAAAAGGCCGCCTTGCAGTCCGTCCAGACCAACGACCTGCTCAACAGGACAGCTGGTATCCGTGTCCGCCAAAATGGGGGCATTGGTTCCAGGGTGGACTATAACCTTAACGGCATGTCGGGAAATTCGGTGCGAATATTCATCGACGGTCTCCCAATCTCTACCTATGGCCCTTCCTTTAGCCTTAACAGTATCCCTCCTGCCCTGATCGAGCGAATAGAGATATACAAAGGCGTTATTCCTGCACACCTTGCGGACGATGCCCTTGGCGGTGCCATCAACGTGGTCCTGAAAAAAGCCGCTTTCAATAGCCTGATGGCATCCGTTTCTTATGGTTCATTCAACACCCTGCAAGGCAACCTCAATGCCGTTTACCATGATGAAACATCCGGCTTTACCACCAAAATATCTGGATTCTACAATTACTCTGACAACGATTATGAGGTATGGGGAAAATTTGTCCGTAACATTTTGCCAAACGGCCGGTATGATTATGTGCGTGCAAAAAGGTTCAATGACAGCTACCGGTCGGTTGGAGGCAAATTTGACATTGGCTTCTCCAATGTCAAATGGGCAGACCAGTTTTTTATCAGCTACACCGGATCCGATGATTACAACGAAATACAGCACGGCACCTATATGTCCATTCCTTACAAGGGACGATTCACCACTTCCCAATCAAACGTGTTTGGACTAACCTATGCAAAGGACGGCCTGTTTACCGAAAAGCTTGAAGTCAACTTCAATGGATCCTTCAGTAAGCGGGCAGAAGTGGTCACCGATACCGTAAAGTGGAATTATAACTGGTTTGGAGAAGTAAGCCTTAACCTGGATGGCAATCCAATTCCAAAGGATATGGGAGCCCAGCAAGGTGCCCCGACCATTAACCACATTGACCGGAATGTTAGTACGTTTCGCGCTGTTGCCAATTATGACATTACTCCACAACATAAGATAATCCTAAGTCAATCATTCTTTAACATTGATCGCTACCAGCAGGATGAAATGAGAAGTGAGGTTGAGCGCCAGTTTGTGGGCACTCGTGACTTACAAAAACACATCACCTCATTTGGATATGAATTTAACCTGGTCCAGTCCAGGCTGAAGGGAAATATTTTTGGCAAATACTATGTACAGGATATTGAACGGATGGATCCAATCCTTGTGGAAGGTACAAATGGATCAGTAAGAGAGGAAGACAGGGTTTCCAGCAACCGAAATACCACTGGATATGGCATGGCCTATTCATTCCAAGCCTGGAAACAGGTGATTTTTCTTGCTTCTGCCGAAAAGGCGGTCAGGATGCCTTCCGAAGGAGAGATTTTCGGAAGTCCTGGGGACAATATCGTGGAAAATATTAGTCTCAAGCCAGAAATCAGTAATAACCTTAATGTGGGCTTCAAGTTGGGAAAATTTAAACATAATTCCCATGAATACTCATTTTCAGGAACGGGATTTATCCGTGACACTAAAGATAAGATCGTCCAACAGATCAATCCCAGAGTCAATGATGCCGTACAGACCAATCCTTTTGAAAACTTAAATAAAGTCAAAGCAATTGGGTTTGAAGCACAGGCAACATATTCGTATAAAGAAGCATTGTTGGCCACAATAAATTTCTCTCGATTCAATTCAGTGTTTAATAACAAGTACGATCCGAATGGAGAAGTATATGAAAAATATGGACAACAAATACCAAACCAACCTTACTTTACTTTAAATAGCTCATTGGAATACATTCTCCATAACTTCATTCAACAAGGTTCATCACTCAGGTTATCGCACTATTTCAGTTTCGTACAAAATTACTATATCAATTGGCTAGAAATCGAAAGTCTCCGGACTCCTAAGCAATTTGCCCATGACCTTGGAGCGACCTACACCCTGCCAAATCAACGGCTGTCCATCAGTGCAGACTTAAGAAATGTATTTGACAAACAGGTATATGACAACTTTGCCGTCCAAAAACCGGGCAGGGCATTCTACCTCAAGGTCAATTATGCCATTCATAACTTTAAATAA
- a CDS encoding nucleotidyl transferase AbiEii/AbiGii toxin family protein has protein sequence MTNYKNQVALLLNVLPEVARESCFALHGGTAINLFVRNMPRLSVDIDLTYIPVEDRQTSFNNINGALDRIAKRLQKVLPKTEVNHQPERLKLQIRNNEALIKIEVNQGIRGLIGQIVPLELCKKASEVFDAFCVIQGVPFGQLYGGKICAAMDRQHPRDIFDVKYLLKEEGFTQEIKTGFLFTLLSSKRPVQEILYPNFIDQRQAFDNQFQGMTEEDFTYENFESTRKELFHVIHENITDSDKEFILKFETGTPDWSIYDFGEYPAVQWKLHNLNKFMQANPEKHQMGLSDLKSLLNI, from the coding sequence ATGACGAATTATAAAAATCAGGTAGCACTTTTGCTCAACGTTTTACCCGAAGTGGCCAGAGAAAGCTGCTTTGCTTTACATGGCGGTACGGCCATCAATTTATTTGTTCGAAATATGCCAAGACTGTCAGTGGATATTGACCTGACCTATATACCTGTGGAAGACAGACAGACTTCCTTTAACAATATAAATGGAGCGTTGGACAGGATTGCTAAGCGTTTGCAAAAGGTCCTGCCCAAAACGGAAGTCAATCATCAGCCTGAGCGTCTCAAGCTACAGATCAGGAACAATGAGGCGTTGATAAAGATTGAAGTCAATCAAGGTATTAGGGGTCTTATAGGCCAAATAGTTCCCTTAGAGCTTTGTAAGAAGGCAAGTGAGGTATTTGATGCATTCTGTGTGATACAGGGGGTACCCTTTGGACAATTGTATGGAGGGAAAATTTGCGCAGCTATGGATCGCCAACACCCCAGGGATATTTTTGATGTAAAATACCTTTTAAAGGAAGAAGGATTTACCCAAGAGATCAAAACGGGTTTCCTCTTTACTTTATTGAGTAGTAAACGACCTGTTCAGGAGATATTATACCCCAATTTTATTGATCAACGACAGGCATTCGACAACCAATTTCAGGGAATGACCGAAGAGGATTTTACGTATGAAAATTTCGAAAGTACAAGGAAGGAGTTGTTTCACGTCATTCACGAAAATATAACAGATTCCGACAAGGAGTTTATTCTAAAATTTGAAACGGGTACTCCGGATTGGAGCATTTATGATTTTGGAGAATATCCGGCCGTACAGTGGAAGTTGCATAATTTGAATAAATTCATGCAGGCCAATCCAGAAAAGCACCAAATGGGGCTTTCAGATTTAAAAAGCCTTTTGAACATTTAA
- a CDS encoding winged helix-turn-helix transcriptional regulator has product MAASWIISVISSGTEGELNPPIILTIHDGNKRYNEISNSIPAITNRVLSKELKLLEENLLIKRTVIDDFPMRIEYTITDYCFGIEEVVKPMEKWGKSHQRKIRELD; this is encoded by the coding sequence GTGGCTGCTTCATGGATAATCTCGGTAATTTCTTCCGGTACGGAAGGAGAACTGAACCCGCCCATTATCCTGACTATTCACGATGGGAATAAAAGGTATAACGAGATTTCCAATTCCATTCCCGCCATAACCAATCGTGTATTGTCCAAAGAATTAAAACTTCTGGAAGAAAACCTGCTTATTAAAAGAACAGTGATTGATGATTTTCCCATGCGTATCGAATATACCATAACGGATTATTGTTTTGGAATTGAAGAGGTGGTGAAGCCTATGGAGAAGTGGGGAAAGAGTCATCAAAGAAAAATCAGGGAATTGGATTGA
- a CDS encoding PepSY-associated TM helix domain-containing protein: MKSKPKKTTWQKVRKFFNDIHLWVGLASALVLIPVCLSGTIYVYNSELQEMFSAHLHSIPYTKGESKKSIEDLVHVLSTQVEGDITGVSIPHDPESTYQFTVRKKDSRSRFGTTYYLNPYTAEIVGDSNEENPVADFMREMFSLHRWLMLDKIEEPLFGELSNRKLGSYISGTATILFTLGVITGIVIWFPQKLKSWKQGLKLKLNGSWKRANHDLHNTLAFYSFFILLIMGLTGPQWSFPWYRTGLQKALGTYQESPNRGGGHGRPSPAKETEEAPTKALSLLPYQEYLDMTDKNLPYQGDYRISFPKTGNDQVQIQKNKTGFFAPAASDRISLDPATAAVTDIHRFRDQPFNQRVARSIKALHIGSVYGGFSKLLYFISCLIATSLPITGTLIWINKMKKKPARKRKTKQQEVSAA; the protein is encoded by the coding sequence ATGAAATCAAAGCCTAAAAAGACCACTTGGCAAAAAGTCCGGAAGTTCTTTAACGACATCCACTTATGGGTTGGGCTGGCCAGTGCCTTGGTGCTGATCCCGGTTTGCCTATCCGGAACAATATACGTCTATAACAGCGAGCTGCAAGAAATGTTCAGTGCGCACCTCCACTCCATCCCCTATACAAAAGGAGAATCCAAAAAATCAATCGAAGACCTTGTCCACGTCCTATCTACCCAAGTGGAAGGCGATATTACAGGTGTCTCGATACCCCATGATCCGGAAAGCACCTATCAATTTACCGTAAGGAAAAAAGACAGCCGCAGCCGTTTTGGCACTACGTATTACCTGAACCCTTATACCGCAGAAATCGTCGGCGACTCAAATGAAGAGAATCCTGTGGCTGATTTTATGCGGGAGATGTTCAGCCTCCACCGCTGGCTAATGCTGGATAAAATCGAAGAACCGCTATTCGGAGAACTGTCAAACCGAAAACTGGGCAGCTACATTTCCGGGACAGCCACGATATTGTTTACCTTGGGTGTCATTACCGGGATTGTCATCTGGTTTCCACAAAAGCTAAAAAGCTGGAAGCAGGGATTAAAGCTAAAACTGAACGGCAGCTGGAAACGTGCCAACCATGACCTCCACAACACACTGGCCTTCTATTCCTTTTTTATCTTGCTGATCATGGGACTGACCGGACCACAATGGTCCTTTCCGTGGTACCGAACGGGATTACAAAAAGCCCTGGGGACTTACCAAGAGTCCCCCAACAGAGGCGGCGGTCACGGAAGACCTTCGCCTGCTAAGGAGACAGAAGAAGCCCCTACCAAAGCCCTTTCGCTTCTTCCCTACCAAGAATACCTTGACATGACCGACAAAAACCTCCCCTATCAGGGAGATTACAGGATTAGCTTCCCCAAAACCGGAAATGACCAGGTTCAAATCCAAAAAAATAAAACGGGATTTTTTGCCCCAGCAGCAAGTGACAGGATCAGTCTGGATCCCGCTACAGCAGCCGTCACGGATATCCATCGTTTTAGGGACCAACCTTTTAACCAACGGGTAGCAAGATCCATCAAAGCCCTCCATATTGGTTCTGTATATGGTGGATTTTCCAAGCTTTTGTACTTCATATCCTGTTTGATTGCCACTAGCTTACCCATTACGGGAACACTGATCTGGATCAATAAAATGAAGAAAAAACCTGCCAGAAAACGTAAAACCAAGCAGCAAGAGGTTTCTGCAGCTTAG
- a CDS encoding efflux transporter outer membrane subunit, producing the protein MYNNDPTHSTPLRSSFICLLTVCLFFWQCSPKITSYDPPIDTAQEFSSTGEDSISMYWWEAFEDPALNKLMDSSFSHNHNLISIWYQLEEARSIRKIQSTFLLPDIEGSAQTAISRPQPDFAGGENTQIGVSASYEVDLWGRIRAGVQAEDFRMQASYFDYQTAAMTLSSQIATTWFQLITAKKQLNLAKEQIAINEKIINLIKVRFGAGQTKGVDILRQQQLVEEARNQQLLYETDLALLKNQLAVLTGVPPQNFEVSARDSLPRLPPHPQTGLPLDLVRRRPDVQRAYRDLLAADRDMAVAVRNKFPRLSFNLTGQTRSNTYPELFNDWAYTLGANLVAPLLYWGRLREEVKRAEAVKNQQLHNYGQSVLIAFREVEDALVQEQNQAKRLKVIEKRITMAKKVQRQLQTEYINGFIEYLDILVSLEEQQQLERQKIQLEQDLFESRIALYRALAGNFDLEYIPNSQPANQN; encoded by the coding sequence TTGTACAACAATGACCCCACTCATTCCACCCCCTTGAGAAGCAGCTTCATTTGCCTGCTGACTGTGTGCCTATTTTTCTGGCAATGTTCACCAAAAATCACTTCCTACGACCCTCCTATCGATACCGCGCAGGAATTCTCCAGCACTGGGGAGGATAGCATTTCCATGTATTGGTGGGAGGCCTTTGAGGATCCTGCACTGAACAAGCTCATGGACAGCTCCTTTTCCCATAACCATAACCTCATCAGCATCTGGTACCAATTGGAAGAGGCCAGATCGATCCGAAAAATCCAGTCCACTTTTTTGCTTCCCGATATTGAAGGCAGTGCCCAGACGGCCATCAGCAGGCCCCAGCCGGACTTCGCTGGTGGCGAAAACACCCAAATAGGCGTTTCGGCCAGTTATGAGGTGGACCTATGGGGAAGGATCCGAGCGGGAGTACAAGCGGAGGACTTCAGGATGCAAGCGTCCTATTTTGATTATCAAACCGCTGCCATGACCTTATCCTCACAAATAGCCACTACTTGGTTTCAACTGATAACGGCAAAAAAACAACTGAACCTTGCCAAAGAGCAGATCGCCATCAACGAAAAAATCATTAATCTGATAAAGGTCCGATTTGGTGCGGGGCAGACCAAAGGCGTGGACATCCTCCGCCAACAGCAACTGGTCGAAGAGGCCAGAAACCAGCAACTCCTCTACGAAACGGACCTTGCCCTTCTCAAAAACCAACTGGCCGTACTTACGGGAGTACCGCCACAAAATTTTGAGGTATCCGCACGAGACAGCCTTCCTCGCCTCCCGCCACATCCACAGACAGGCCTGCCACTGGACCTGGTAAGGAGAAGACCGGACGTCCAACGTGCTTACCGTGACCTGTTGGCCGCCGATCGGGACATGGCCGTGGCGGTAAGAAATAAGTTTCCCCGGCTATCCTTTAACCTTACCGGCCAGACAAGGTCCAATACCTATCCGGAACTCTTCAATGATTGGGCCTATACCCTGGGTGCCAATCTGGTCGCTCCACTCCTATACTGGGGCAGGTTGCGGGAGGAGGTAAAACGTGCCGAGGCGGTAAAAAACCAGCAATTGCACAATTATGGCCAATCTGTACTCATAGCCTTTCGGGAAGTAGAGGATGCCTTGGTGCAAGAGCAAAACCAAGCCAAGCGGCTTAAGGTAATCGAAAAACGCATCACCATGGCAAAAAAAGTCCAAAGACAATTGCAGACCGAGTACATCAATGGGTTTATAGAATACCTTGATATCCTGGTATCCCTAGAAGAACAACAACAGCTTGAGCGGCAAAAAATCCAACTTGAACAAGACTTGTTTGAGTCAAGGATTGCATTGTACCGGGCATTGGCGGGGAATTTTGACCTGGAGTATATCCCCAATTCCCAACCAGCTAACCAGAACTAA
- the proB gene encoding glutamate 5-kinase, which translates to MEDKRKKPKKIVVKVGSNMLTNHKNRIMDTVLQHLVGQLVQLYQEDIMPILITSGSVAAGKEAMGRELSVKDKTVRRQIYSSMGQPRLMRHYYEIFQQYGIRCGQVLATKRDFSPGKHRENMVNCYNGLIASGIVPIANEDDTVSLSMSAFSDNDELAALVAELLDADMLIFLTHKDGVFNGPPDADHTEVLEEVKIDEKTEQYIHDKADTKTIGRGKMSSKLKMAKKAAMKNISVHIANGTTPNVILDIVNGKQIGTKVMQN; encoded by the coding sequence ATGGAAGATAAACGGAAAAAACCGAAAAAAATAGTGGTAAAAGTAGGGTCAAACATGCTTACCAATCACAAAAACCGAATCATGGACACTGTCCTGCAGCATTTGGTAGGACAACTTGTCCAACTTTACCAAGAAGATATCATGCCGATACTGATCACTTCCGGATCGGTGGCAGCCGGTAAGGAGGCCATGGGCCGTGAACTGTCCGTCAAGGACAAAACAGTTCGAAGACAGATCTATTCGTCCATGGGGCAGCCCAGGCTGATGCGGCATTATTATGAAATTTTCCAGCAATATGGCATCCGGTGCGGACAGGTTCTGGCGACCAAAAGGGATTTTTCCCCAGGAAAGCACCGGGAAAACATGGTCAATTGCTATAATGGATTGATCGCTTCGGGCATTGTCCCCATCGCCAATGAAGATGATACCGTTTCCCTTTCGATGTCCGCTTTTAGCGACAACGATGAACTTGCTGCACTGGTCGCCGAGTTGCTCGATGCGGACATGCTGATATTCCTTACCCATAAGGACGGGGTATTCAATGGCCCCCCTGATGCCGACCACACTGAGGTGTTGGAAGAAGTCAAAATAGATGAAAAAACCGAACAGTATATCCATGACAAAGCCGACACCAAGACCATCGGAAGAGGCAAAATGTCCTCAAAACTTAAAATGGCAAAAAAAGCTGCCATGAAAAACATTTCCGTGCATATAGCCAACGGAACCACTCCAAACGTAATCTTAGACATCGTGAATGGCAAACAGATAGGAACCAAGGTGATGCAAAATTGA